One region of Lampris incognitus isolate fLamInc1 chromosome 12, fLamInc1.hap2, whole genome shotgun sequence genomic DNA includes:
- the myo1hb gene encoding unconventional myosin-Ih, with protein MEGSLTARDRVGIQDFVLLDAYTSESAFLDNLRKRFHENLIYTYIGTLLVSVNPYKELDIYSKKQMDIYMGVNFFELPPHIYALADNVFRTMLAEFNNHFILISGESGAGKTETSKKILHFYAVSCPSTKLLNNVRDRLLHSNPVLEAFGNAKTQKNDNSSRFGKYMDIQFDHQGGAVGGHILSYLLEKSRVVHLNHGERNFHIFYQLVEGADEELLRWLGLERNCQHYNYLVQGNCAKVSSISDKSDWKTVRRALSVIELSEDDIEHLFGIIASVLHLGNLKFDMDAWGYALLNNNREINWLSKLLGIPSQVLQQGFTHRKIETNAEALLSPFTVDHAVYARDALAKAIYGRTFNWLVNKINESLANKDSSRKTVIGLLDIYGFEVFQVNSFEQFCINYCNEKLQQLFIQLTLKSEQEEYEMEGIEWEPVPFFNNKIICDLVEEKHRGIISVLDEECLRPGEATDLTFLEKLEETMGGHPHFVTHKLADQKTRKTLQRGDFRLLHYAGEVTYCVIGFLDKNNDLLYRNIKEVMSQSKNAIIKHCFPSTEPDSKKRPETVATQFKNSLVGLAEILMSKEPWYVRCIKPNESKQPGCFDDVLVRHQVKYLGLMEHLRVRRAGFAYRRRYEIFLQRYKPLCPDTWPNWKGTAAEGVQRLIKHLGYKPDEYRMGRTKIFIRHPRTLFATEDAFEVCKHDLATQIQAKYKGYRVKGDYMRQREAATKIENCWRGLMARKERERRAWAVKVIKRFIKGFMTRHEPSCSDNSEYLAFVRQSYLTRLKENLPKTVLDKNIWLTPPPIMQEASLQLQKLYVRLMVRKYVRGITPLKKAQLQLKALTSSMFKGKKENYPFSVCRPFLDTRIDEGDINIKVLQLIQHEHIKYSVPVVKYDRNGFRPHLRQLIFTQRAVYLVEEAKVKQRIDYSSLKGVSVSNLSDNFLILHVTCDDIKQKGDLVLQCDYLFEALTKLSIEANKQNCIKIVQGSVRFDIQPGREGFVDFKSGQESTVYRTKNGHLMVESTRAKSR; from the exons ATGGAGGGTTCCTTGACAGCCCGGGATCGTGTAGGCATCCAGGATTTTGTTCTGCTAGATGCCTACACTAGTGAGAGTGCCTTCCTGGACAACCTGAGGAAGCGCTTCCATGAGAATCTCATTTAT ACCTACATTGGAACTCTCCTGGTTTCAGTCAACCCATATAAAGAACTAGACATCTACAGCAAGAAACAAATGGATATATACATGGGTGTAAACTTTTTTGAGCTTCCACCTCACAT CTATGCTCTAGCAGACAATGTCTTCCGCACCATGCTGGCCGAGTTCAACAACCACTTCATACTAATCTCAGGGGAGAGTGGGGCTGGGAAGACAGAGACCTCCAAGAAAATACTGCACTTTTATGCTGTGAGCTGCCCCAGTACCAAACTTCTAAACAATGTCCGAGACAGATTGCTTCACTCAAACCCAGTGCTTGAG GCTTTTGGAAACGCCAAAACCCAAAAGAATGACAACTCGAGCCGCTTTGGGAAGTACATGGACATTCAGTTTGACCACCAG ggTGGAGCTGTCGGTGGTCATATCCTCAGTTATTTACTGGAAAAGTCCCGTGTGGTTCACCTGAACCACGGAGAGAGAAACTTCCATATTTTTTACCAGCTAGTGGAGGGAGCAGACGAGGAGCTGCTCCGCTGGCTTGGCTTGGAGAGGAACTGCCAGCACTACAATTACCTGGTGCAG GGGAATTGTGCCAAAGTGAGTTCTATCAGTGATAAGAGTGACTGGAAAACAGTGCGGAGAGCCCTCTCTGTTATAGAGCTCAGTGAGGATGACATAGAG CACCTGTTTGGAATAATTGCAAGTGTGCTGCACTTGGGAAATCTGAAGTTTGACATGGATGCATGGGGATATGCGCTTCTCAACAACAACAGGGAGATAAACTGGCTGTCAAAG TTGCTGGGCATTCCTTCCCAGGTGCTACAACAGGGCTTTACCCACAGGAAGATTGAAACCAATGCAGAGGCG CTGCTGAGCCCCTTCACTGTGGACCATGCAGTGTACGCCAGGGACGCCCTCGCCAAAGCAATATACGGCCGGACGTTCAACTGGCTGGTCAACAAAATAAATGAATCTTTGGCAAACAAA GATTCCTCCAGGAAGACAGTTATTGGTCTCTTGGACATTTACGGATTTGAAGTGTTTCAAGTGAACAG CTTTGAGCAGTTTTGCATCAATTACTGCAACGAGAAGCTCCAGCAGCTCTTCATCCAGCTGACCCTGAAATCGGAGCAGGAGGAGTATGAGATGGAGGGAATTGAG TGGGAACCAGTGCCATTTTTCAACAACAAGATAATCTGTGACCTGGTGGAGGAGAAACACAGGGGCATCATCTCCGTATTG gatGAGGAATGCTTACGTCCTGGAGAGGCCACAGATCTAACTTTCTTAGAGAAGCTGGAAGAGACGATGGGTGGACACCCTCATTTTGTTAC ACATAAATTGGCTGACCAAAAAACCAGGAAAACTTTGCAGAGAGGAGACTTCCGCCTCTTACACTATGCTGGCGAGGTTACTTACTGTGTGATTG GATTCTTGGACAAAAACAATGACCTGTTGTATAGGAATATTAAAGAA GTCATGAGTCAGTCCAAGAATGCCATTATCAAACACTGTTTCCCCTCCACTGAGCCAGACAGCAAAAAAAGACCTGAAACA GTTGCCACCCAGTTTAAAAACAGTTTGGTGGGCTTGGCTGAGATCCTCATGTCTAAAGAGCCCTGGTATGTCCGCTGCATTAAGCCCAATGAAAGTAAACAGCCAG GGTGCTTTGATGACGTGTTGGTAAGACATCAGGTGAAGTACCTGGGGCTGATGGAGCACCTGAGAGTCAGGCGAGCAGGCTTTGCTTACCGTCGCAGATATGAAATCTTCCTTCAGAG GTATAAACCCCTGTGTCCAGACACCTGGCCCAATTGGAAAGGCACTGCAGCAGAGGGTGTGCAACGTTTGATAAAACATCTGGGCTATAAGCCTGATGAATACAGGATGGGGAG GACAAAGATTTTTATACGCCACCCCAGAACTCTGTTTGCCACAGAGGACGCATTCGAGGTCTGCAAACATGACCTAG CAACACAGATCCAGGCCAAGTACAAGGGCTACAGGGTGAAAGGAGACTACATGAGACAAAGAGAAGCTG CCACCAAGATTGAGAACTGCTGGAGAGGACTGATGGCTAGGAAGGAGCGAGAAAGAAGGGCATGGGCTGTCAAGGTCATAAAGAG GTTCATAAAAGGCTTTATGACCAGACATGAACCATCATGTTCAGACAACAGTGAGTACCTGGCATTTGTTAGGCAAAGCTACCTCACTCGGCTTAAGGAAAATCTGCCCAAAACTGTCCTGGACAAAAATATCTGGCTAACTCCTCCCCCTATTATGCAAGAG GCCTCACTGCAGTTGCAGAAGCTCTACGTTCGCCTCATGGTACGGAAGTATGTTCGAGGTATCACCCCCCTGAAAAAGGCACAG CTTCAGTTAAAAGCGCTGACCAGCTCAATGttcaaaggaaagaaagaaaactaTCCCTTCAGTGTGTGCAGACCATTTCTGGACACCAGAATAG ATGAGGGCGACATAAACATCAAAGTGCTTCAGTTAATCCAGCATGAGCACATCAAG TACAGTGTTCCTGTGGTGAAGTATGACAGAAACGGTTTCAGGCCTCATCTCAGGCAGCTCATCTTCACTCAGAGAGCAGTGTACTTAGTAGAGGAGGCCAAGGTCAAGCAGCGAATAGATTATAGCTCTCTGAAAG GTGTGTCGGTCAGCAACCTGAGTGACAACTTCCTGATTCTCCATGTCACATGTGATGATATCAAGCAAAAG ggGGATCTGGTTCTGCAGTGTGACTACCTGTTCGAGGCCTTGACTAAACTGAGTATAGAGGCCAACAAGCAAAACTGCATCAAAATTGTCCAGGGCAG TGTGCGGTTCGATATCCAGCCTGGCAGAGAGGGGTTTGTTGACTTCAAGAGCGGTCAGGAGTCCACGGTGTACAGGACAAAGAATGGCCATTTGATGGTG GAATCTACAAGAGCCAAATCAAGATAA